In Cryptomeria japonica chromosome 1, Sugi_1.0, whole genome shotgun sequence, the sequence ATAATTGCTTCAAAGTTACAAATGTAGAAGCAAAGAACAGGAAAAATGCATGGTTAACCGCAGCCCAGGCTTTGGGCTGTGCCCGTTTGAACCAGCTGGCCAGGTTTTCCAGTCAACTGGGCCATACTTTGCAAAACATGACAGATTATTCAATAAACTGCAAATAAAACATAGTTTTTGGCAGTTTTTGAAAAATctctgttttcttccttataatttcttgtttttcattttcaaattatttttcaaattctcACTCCAGAAGCAAACTTTTTCATTCATTCAGAGCAAATGTGAAACATGAACAGTTGAATAGGTGATCCACAAATTAGTGTACGCCTCTGGCATTGCTGGTTTTCAACTTTTTTAGATTCTGTTTATGCTTTTTCACTGATTTTCAGAATGGATCTCAATCAATGAGAAGCATGAGGATTTGGCCATCTTGAATGAGGCATTTGATGATCATGACTACTGTTGTACAGAGGAGAACAGGGATACAGGGGCTTCTATAGTCTAGTAGCCTTAGAGGCTAGCCGTAGTTTCAGGTTTTGTTTTGTACTCTTAAGACTTGAGTTGTAGTAGTACTTGACTGACAATATGATACTTATCTTGAATTTCACGAGCACTTAAGAACATTAAACAAATTCTTTATTCATATCTTATGTTTGTTTTTCTTCCTATGCACTATATTTGGCATGAAATAACAATAGCAGTTTCTCCCATATTTTTATGAACTTTTTAGCATCTTTCATTAGCTGGGTTTTGCTCATGCTTTTCCCCTTTTAAACCCAAGTAATTGAATTATTTACATTATCAGTTTGCCAGGTCGATGCTGTGTAAATGGAAAGCTAATATGGTTATATTAGCACATTAGGAGGCAGCAAATACAATGTTACTACTTGCAATTTTTTAAGGCAGCAGAAAGCTGCAACAAAGTTTCTGATTAACGACAAATATGTACAAGAATTGTACACACAATTACTATTCTATTCAAGCACAAATAACAATAGTACAGCAAGTTACAATCTGATTTCAAAAGTCAACACTCTGTTGATTCCTGAACAAGACAGACACCTGCTTTCTCACACTCCTGGAAAAGGGTTGGATCCTAAAAACCCCATCTATAGATAGCTCTGGGTCACTGTATGTTAACCTTATTTTAGAGCACCCATGCACAATTATGAAAGAATCGGTAGCAATACATCCTATGCCTCAACTGGCCTTGACATCCTTATTTTTGTTGCCCACTAGATTGCGCCACAGATACTGTCCACTAGCCATGTCCACGAGGGTCCAGAAACCCAGTGAGACTTTATTGCATGCCTGCAAGAAATAAATCCTTATTAAGACACAACACAAATAAAAAATCCTATTGAATTCAAATCTACTCCATTCTGTCCGAGAGATTATGTTGTGAAAATAAGGGAAACACTCATAAGAGCATGACAAATATTCAAATCCAAATATGCAGGCAACACGGTGTACAATATGAGAGAGAGCTTGAATTGTAGAGTATCAATTATGGGGCATATTCTGTAATCCTTCTGTATGCGCATTGACAAGGAATCAGATTAAACTAGACTCGATATTCAAAACTTCAAACAATAAATAATATACATGGTAAAACAAACGTTCCTTTTAAGCTCTGAATCTTACAAAAACCGAATTGGTATCTGATGTCTGGTTTAACTATGATCTAACAGACTAATTGTAAGTTTGAAACGTTTGCGAGCGAGTATTGAGAATATTCCAGCTTGAAGCACATATACAAATCTTGAAAATGTGGTTGCGATGTCCGTAAACTGTCATAAACAATCCATAATTTTAATTCAGCGAAAAACAAATGCAAGCTCATTCCTTTCCCAAGCACTCAAATCCTTTTTCGTTGGTTCATTTGCGCAATGGTCCATTGCAGGGAAAAAAAACGATCTACTACTGTTCAAAAACACCCGACTCAACTCCTTCTGTTATATTTGAGCACAACCCATCattactttttttctaaaatccacTCCACTGCCCTAAAATCCAAATTCGTTTTTCATGCCATTGAGCATGGCCCGAAATCCACTCCATTCCCCAACACCCAAATTGTTTTTTTCACGACATTTGAGTATATCCCCTGTTAACATAATCTCAAAACTGTGGTTAAATCTTACCGAGGGCAACCCATAGCCTTAACCAAGATATGCCCACCAGAATAAATCATATCGCCAAACACCCAATTTCATATTATTTCCAAATCGATTAGGAATTTGTTCAATTCTTCAAAAGGATGCAAATCTTCCCCAATCTAACCAAATGAGTTCTGCTGTTTTCTGATCAAATATAGCAACCaaaaagaaaacagaaaaaaaCTAGGAGAGAGACCAAGAACTGACCTGTGCAAGAGGCCTTGATTTGTGTGAAGCATCACCGTTCTCGTCATTGTGATTGCCAAGATCGTCCATCTCGTCTTCCTTTGAAGAGAAGCTCTTCCATGCCAAAAATCCGGCCAAACTCGCCGACAGAAATATCAAAATGATACGCAGAGGGCACATTTTCAGGGATACCCTCAAGAAAACCTCCTCCTGATCAAAAAGAAACTGGGACTACGTTAGGGAATTAAGGTTGTGGTTGGTGTGTTTCTTTTGGCAGAAAGTGAAAGGGAAAGCAATATGGATGGCACTGGCACGCAAGAGGAGTGGGTGTAGTGATGATGATATGCAGGTGCATTATATGCCAATCAGATAGCTTGCAAATGCCTTTCTTAGTCAACGCGCAATTTGAAAATTTATCAGTTCAGAAAATACCCAAATGTAGCTCTCATCCGttgaatttttttctaattttttgtgtGATCATATTCCACGCGGAGATTCCAGCAATGATAATATCTCTCTTCTTTTCACACTTTGAAATTTAGTGACATAATGGTAATCCCTTTCCTGCCGAATACGCACAAGTCTGAAATACTGGAAATCCAGATGCTCTGTAATTAATGAGACCCCCACTTTCTTTTATTGTTAGTTCATTGCATTTGCCGTCATATTGTTATAGAATTTTGTGTGGAGGATTAGGTAGAGATTTGTAAATGGATTGagtcaacatgatgcatcacatattgattcattgtaattgattttattgtaatgtctttagTGAGCTGacttacacatttggtcttaggttttggtatatatgtaagatctcatttgtgagattagtgtgagagtggaagaggaatataataaggtatatgcgaatataagcagagatatacatgcagacatcattcaagattcaaagaggttttgaagaaggcaaatcagagcttaaccggtactgaatccaacatatgaagatgctattttgagcagtacattatcattggatttaaccatccaattgtagtcagtgtgactcccattttgtgattgagcagtgagctctagacagttggcctttctgcatttgcagactccatattgtacatacatactatctgcagtagtatcatctgattgtgtgtaaggtttctcatcgtggttttttccccttataggatttccacgtacaaatatttgtgttatgtgttgtggatttatttgtttttttatttcatgcattaaactttatcggcaTTACAATTAACTGTCAAAACTatttaccagcataaagtttggataagttatatttggtttgaaattaatagacaactgattcacttccccctctcagttgtctcctggacctaacaattggtataagagcctagtcctcttttgcagaagtttaacagcttgaggagattctatgggaactagctatttcaggaagaacagtccgaaacttgatggaaccaactatggtatatggaaaatcagaatggagacacatttgaattgcattggaaaagacatatgggatgttacaaagaatggctatgttggtcctactcaaggtcaacctaatccaccaacattggctaaagatgaagaaaatgattacaaagcaagagaagcacgtttgagcgcattgtcagatcagcaaatcatgggattatcaatctgatctactgctaaagctatttgggagaaattggaaacattgaatgtgttggcatatgcacactccaatgagacattgtatgtgattgaaggttttgtcattgatggcaaccttacaatcctatggcaccggtaaggcattacactggcaagttagtgcaccgacatcaatgatcagactctacaccaacactcaagacaccggcaccgacaccgacacagagaaaggaagtataccggcacagaggccgacaggattttgttatattatattttgtttattattaacttcgtaagccgacttggcatgttgtaaaatgactcttatatataaaagagatcattgtagacattttggtaGTAAGGAAGAAAGTGAAGGAAGtggtgtatgcaaaatattaaggaatacctattatgcgaaatatagggtaaagggtttatgtaagaagcagagcagcaaccggtactgaatcaggcattatagatgttattgtaaagcagtacaagatactagatttgtataatccacattgtaagtcagtgagacttcccatttgagcagtgagctctaagtagttggccttcctgcatgtgcaggcccctattgtaagtaatattcttttattggccagtaagtggatattgtgggtcacaaatcccaccgaggttttttccacaccgggtttcctcattaaatccttatgtcatggtgtgtttttcatgtggatgtttttaattatgtttattgcattatttcttgcatatcggtacactgttataatatattctgcatgttttaagataagaaattttgtacactggttagatattgattcacccccctctctcagtatttgtgggaatcctaacaattggtatcagagcctgatcctctatttttagaatcctaactgcttgaggaagatcttgacatcggtaaaaatggaaaatctgatgaagcaacttgaaagagctctttcagactatgatgcggagaaattgaaaaatatcaaactagaagatgatttaagggcagctcaggatatcattcaggcacttcaagagaattttactgttgcaagaaataagagaagagaactttgtgaaaagatgcaaaatgagaatgatgaaaaggaatcacttaatgatccgataaataagctgaaacaagagaacatgacaacaaagaatgagatgcaggatatgactatgagattttgtaaagagattgaggatagaaagaagaatgaagacgaATTGACCAAAatactaagtgatgcagcaaatgagaacacaagacttagctatgaaaatgacatgttaaagacagatctgatgcacacttagaatgactccaatgaactgatgagacagaaagaggtcttataaagagaactagaaactgcaaatcaacataaagaaaaattcaagaaaagctcaaaggaacttggcaccttgttgaagaataaaaagcctaaaggtgacacttttggaattggctttgaagttggtgaaagctcccaTACTGCAAATACTGAAgacatagcaaaccggtaagacaacctaatgcttataaattcaatggaaaatgctttaactgtaataagtatggtcatagagcaaatgaatgtagatctagaaattatcagaatatcaacacacccaccggtcaatgttcaaaatataacaaagttgGTTACAACTCTgataattgcagaatgaatgtgagatgttatgtttgtggaagatttggacatttatccaatcaatgcagaacataaaccggcataggttatgggaaagctattcagaagaataatgtaacttgttatgcatgtaacaagattgggcatattgcaaaattctgtagaagtaaaggatcaccagtagacaacaaaagttctaacttgaaaggtaaagaaaaggttgaagaggttaagcaagaattctcaaaaaaatggattagaaagttgatctaaatattgggaatactcctccaccggtagaaccagtcaatgcttcaccgacaggacaaagtgatgcttcaccagcaggacagagcagtgctccaccgacaggaagttcttcatctacttgaagaaagtttccttgagggtttgacaatctaataacacatgtactattattccctcgattagagatgagaagttgaaaattacttattatcggtagacaatgttaagtgaatacttaaccggcatgcatttaatatggtagatggcaaaaagacactataaatttgaggttttggctccatttcatttcactaagatttcaaacctacgaagagcacaAAGATTTTGAGCTaaagcatttcgagcaagaggcaagaacacttcaagcaattatccatcctaaaggcagtaaaaggtattttatcatggcatccacctctacaattgaatatatagcaaaccctactattgttgaagttataaaaagacctaggcccatatttcaattagttcccgaggtagcaaagaaagatgataccttaggtgctttttctcaaattcctaaaggagttgtttatgctgaagaccccagaatttacattcactgtaacattgaggaactagaagatgaagagattaaaacaatgtttaaaattgtcatatgtgatgaatccaacaatgtaaaagatgaacacaagatcattgaaaccctaggatttacagagatccttagcattcctgaatttcccaaggatgtgattaggatagtcttaagcagggtacatggtgaatttttttggttagatgcaattcacaaaatcactaaggaagctatgaaagttgtcatagggttaccaaccaccggtaaaaggccaaacaaaaccaagaaggtttccaatgacctagttactcagttaactggtgccacatccgacagaaggtccttaagagtaaatgatgtaacagatattaatgtgagatttatcagcatgatattaggatataaagctactcatgcaaatatacttaattcaatttcaagtttatgtattaagagtgcttatgatatggtcacagataatgcaaagattgatgtatgtgagtggttgaaggatgaattaattgacaacttaggcaagattaagaaggacaagaaaggaacttttaaatttggaaatctgttagtatgtctgatgctacatataaccaaataggttcccggtataggctacaaagaacttggatatgatatatcggtaggtaaatagctaacagaactattcaacaatatgggagaagataaggaaaacaatatccatgatttcttacaagcactaaaggccaaaatgaagaaaagaatcaggttatcacaaaagattattgacaaatataaggatgaaatatgctttgtaataaaaaaggatgagatctggatggaagcagtcatccttaggactgtttgggtaatagagatgggctatgaaaccgatgatcatataattgaaacatatgctaaagcacttttggaagcccctaaagaacctaaggaaggaatatttggtagtgcataaactattgaaagtcaaataaaattaaagaaaagagtaaaaaaggttgaggcagttgtaaggaaaggttttaggcaagcaaaggagatcaaagataaagtaatggaacaaactggtataacagaggatgagttagaaattccacaacctgaaactcacctatcatcggtaggcacatcttcagagaatgacatgcctgcaactttcaaaagagttgtaagaaaaagagatccctcatcggcaaccacaccctcacctaggaggacaagacaaaaacaacaaacagtgagatctccagtaagaaatactacaccaaagaagaagaaattgacacccaagaagaagaagaggacaaacaaggacttgacccctcttgatatactgttaaatgaaattacagagaaaggaaaattgaagaatatagagaaaatatatgacactctgacagctgatgaaaaagaacaagtagaaaacagtgttatattgcatatggatatgtataagaaatttttgatagaagtagtaaatgaagtaccagatgaactatttaaaagactaaaagcaagaagacaagcagtagtaaaacttgacaagaaaataaagatagaaaaactacttgttgtatatctagtgaattcacccaaagaaattgatgacttaattgttgaagccaatcgGTCAGTGTTTTttactgcacactggcacattgctttgatggttggaagagttaatgatgtgactgaggagacataaaatgcatgggacattttcctagtggaaaaagacaaacaagaagaatacatgagtcacaaacctataaaggtatatcagaaagaaagagacaagggtaaaggtaaagttggtggaccacccagtatcaaggttaaagacaacttacatccacctcctttgattactccatcaGTAAAAACAACAGTTACAAAAGATCAaacgacagttgaaagtatggatgtagaggatgttaatcctaatcccaaagtcttatatactgtggatgttgatactcaaaagatcaacattgtggtagacaaagatacagctgataagactgaaatggctagtgagcctctggtagctaaGAAAActaataacacacaggagaaattggcagatgacaaagagaaaaaggtagagactcagactgagactgagacaatgcaacaaatagagaaacaaatagagtaAAAGACTCatgaataggaacaacaacaagaacagaacaggttcataaggaaacagtgccaccggctactgagaaagtagaaaaaccattgtttaaggaaatgcaaacagaaacatacctaccagaggtcaatacaagcttggttacttccactggcggtacttAGAATGTaagttcatcatcaggctacaaatcaactaatgtgactgaggtactattggattcaattaaaaagataacagattgcagctcacaagcttataaggcaatagatgacaccataccaattttgaaggtaattgctcctaactgtaatatagacaataaagattctttaggacaacttgataccttgtgtaaatatatcacagaaaacattgagaaaataaaggaagagacattgaaggacaaagtagaaattgaaaagcagagattctttgatgagcagataaagaagtgtactagaaattttgacacacttctacctaaactatgtaatttattaagagtacaaaactctatacaaagacacctgtaagacaaactttttgactttagatattgataagaaaatgagcaaggtacatgatgaaatcaacaaacttgcagataattttgttaactcacctgatacattatcaatttttgaacaaaagataacaaattttgaggaagaattacttaaatttgaaagagaaaaggagagaatagtgaataaggtaaagcatctaagattaaaactgagtccaagattggactatttagcatcattacagaaggaagtatctaaggcactaatacagggacagaaaacactggcaaagcatttgtagcatctcaccagtatagttaaaagaatagagacaacaataagagatagtaaaaagtttatggagagtataaacttgattttggcggatatatttcaaattgtaactacccagttacaaggttgaaactacaaactctactgacatcttgacaacctttgtcattgatgtcaaagggggagtagtgggataagaaaattcaacatcacaagaatcatatgctcagggggagcacacacatttttgataacatttttggacttcacatttttggatacacttttaaaatttctcatgagtgttgccatcaatgtcaaagggggagattgttagcatatacacactccaatgagacattgtatgtgattgaaggttttgtcattgatggcaaccttacaatcccatgacactggcaaggcattacactggcaagttagtgcaccgacatcaacgatcagactctacaccgacacttaggacaccgacaccagcacagagaaaggaagtatatcgacacagaggccaacaagattttgttatattatattttgtttattattaactttgtaagccgacttggcatgttgtaaaatgactcttatatataaaagagatcattgtagacattttggtagtaaggaagaaagtgaaggaagtgatgtatgcgaaatattaaggaagacctattatgcaaaatatagggtaaagggtttatgtaagaagcagagtaacaaccggtactgaatcaggcattatagatgctattataaagtagtacaagatactggatttgtataatccacattgtaagtcagtgagacttcccatttgagcaatgagctctaggcagttggccttcctgcatgtggaagccccaattgtaagtaatattctcttattggccagtaagtggatattgtgggtcacaaatcccaccgaagtttttcctacactgagtttccttgttaaatccttgtgtcatggtgtgcttttcatgtagatgtttttaattctgtttattgcattatttcttgcataccggtacattgttataatatattatgcatgttttaagataagaaattatgtacaccagttagatactgattcaccccccccctctcagtatatgtggaaATCCTAAcagaatgaaggtgataccacagtcaaaattgcaaagttgGAATGCTTCTgggccaggtatgaaaatctgaaaatggaagaagatgaaaggatttatgcatttatggaaagagtaaatgaaattgttttgggtatacaatgttgtggaggatccttaagtgaagatgaaattgtttctaaagttttaagagttttgccaccggcatataaaatgaaagcaactactataaatgaattaagaataatgcctaatgcatcagtatctagagacactttggctggaaaactttcagcttttgaacttgaggaatttagtcctgttgctacaattaagacagatttagctttcaaggcatcatcatcatctgaaaaatatgattggaaagcattttatgcaagagaacttgaagaaatcagaagggagaatgaagaattggaagagcttgaagcactatttgcaaggaaaatgcctaaaggtccagttggaagtaagtatgaaggtaaagcaccatttaaatgttttaactacaataaaattggtcatatggcatctaggtgtcctgatagacatgcaagattgaaagaggaagctaaaaggacatataagcctaaccctaaatatcagagatacagatttaagaagaatagagacaaattatgctactatgctgatgaaggagttactgatgattctgatgaagaactgacagacaatggatgggtttttgttgctataacagaagatcaaccaacacctactgttcaacaggtagagtaggccttggcagctaaaattgaagatacggattaatggatcattgattctaaatgttcatatcatatgactggtgataaaagtaaattcttaaccttttaggaatacaatggaggtctagtaagatttggggatgacaaagcttgtttgatcagaggaaaaggcactatatcttttgatggtaaatacgatattgataatgtttactatgttgaaggtttgaagcataatcttttgagtgttggtcaattagttgaaaaatgatttcaattacaattcaagaatgaaaaatgcacaatcatgaacaaaactgacttggaaattgcaattggtaatcaaactagaggtaatatctttcatttgaataacaatgagaaagcatccttggtttcacatattgatgaaagttggttatggcataagagactttgtcgtgttaattttgattgcattgtgaaaatcagtacaactaaggtagtaagagatttacttaagattgttaaacctcacaatttggtatgtaaggactGCCAATTTGGAAAGcgagttagagaaacttttaagagtattccagaaaaatccaataatgttcttgacttaattcacactgatttatgtggtccaacaaaaactagaagcttacaaggagatagatattttatgctaatcattgatgactattctagaatgtgttgagttacttttcttagggagaaatcagaagcttttggggaattcaaactattcaaagtgatggtagagaatgaaaccgataagaaaattaaatgtttgagatcttatcaaggaggtgaattcacatttaaggaatttaatactttttgtgaagtgaatagaattagaagacaactatcagcacctcggacaccccaacaaaatgaagttgtggaaagaaagaacataactattctggatgaagctagaagtatgttatcaaaacaAAATcgacctcatatatattggagagaagcagtgagtataacggtttacacattcaacaaagttcacatcaaaggtgaaaccggtaagacccctcatgaactatggtctggtaatactcctactcttaaatattttagaatatttggaagtaaatgttatattaggagagatgggtacattggaaaatttgatcctagaagtgatgaaggaatatttattggttattcatctaagagaaagccatataaatattttaataagaGTACAGAAAatcgttgagagtgcaaatgtgaagattgatgaacaatttagaggtaattcaaggtacacggactctgaactggcaatagagataatatcaaatgaacctacaataagtacaccggtacagaatgttgatccaatcacaccgacattatctgaaaattccacagtgactgaagaacaacaagaagtaaaaacaccctggtatgtaagattgaaccactctgaaagtcaaataattgggaacaaatatcaaggtgttatgactagaggaagactggcaaatgaagaggtgtgtttaatttctcaaattgaaccaacatcagttaatgaggcatgtgaagataaacattggattaaagctatggaagatgaattggaacaaattgaaaataataacacatggacattggttccccgacccgaaaacaaaaatataattggaactaaatgggtattcagaaataaactcaatgaagacggtaaagtaataaaaaacaaagcaagattagtgtgtaagggatattcatagaaagaaggaattgattataatgaaacctttgcactggtagctagaattgaggcagtcagattattcttagctttttgaagcacacaagaactataaagtatatcaaatggatgttaaatgtgcatttctgaatggtgattttgaagaggaagtttacattgaacaattcgatggattttcattaataaatgacaaagatatga encodes:
- the LOC131041984 gene encoding uncharacterized protein LOC131041984 gives rise to the protein MCPLRIILIFLSASLAGFLAWKSFSSKEDEMDDLGNHNDENGDASHKSRPLAQACNKVSLGFWTLVDMASGQYLWRNLVGNKNKDVKAS